One part of the Tenacibaculum sp. 190130A14a genome encodes these proteins:
- the ruvB gene encoding Holliday junction branch migration DNA helicase RuvB: MNENLNPDKEHYSNDELDVEKKLRPLSFDDFTGQDQAIENLKIFVEAANQRGEALDHTLFHGPPGLGKTTLAHILANELGVGIKVTSGPVLDKPGDLAGLLTNLDERDVLFIDEIHRLSPIVEEYLYSAMEDYKIDIMIESGPNARTVQINLEPFTLVGATTRSGLLTAPMRARFGISSRLHYYSTELLTTIIQRSAYILNVPISMEAAIEIAGRSRGTPRIANALLRRVRDFAQIKGDGNITIEIAKYALKALNVDAHGLDEMDNKILSTIIDKFKGGPVGITTLATAVAENSETIEEVYEPFLIQQGFIMRTPRGREVTDLAYKHLGRIRGRNQGELF, encoded by the coding sequence ATGAACGAAAACTTAAATCCAGATAAAGAACATTATTCAAACGATGAATTAGATGTAGAAAAAAAACTACGTCCACTCTCGTTTGATGATTTTACAGGTCAGGATCAAGCCATAGAAAACTTAAAAATATTTGTAGAGGCTGCCAATCAAAGAGGAGAAGCCTTAGATCATACCTTGTTTCATGGACCTCCTGGATTAGGAAAAACAACCCTAGCGCATATTTTAGCCAATGAGCTAGGAGTAGGTATCAAAGTAACCTCAGGTCCGGTTTTAGATAAGCCTGGAGATTTAGCGGGATTATTGACCAATCTAGATGAACGTGATGTACTGTTTATAGATGAAATCCATCGATTAAGCCCTATTGTAGAAGAATATCTGTATTCAGCGATGGAAGACTATAAAATCGATATTATGATTGAGTCAGGACCGAATGCACGTACGGTACAAATCAATTTAGAGCCATTTACACTAGTAGGAGCAACTACTCGTTCAGGATTGTTAACCGCACCAATGCGTGCACGTTTTGGAATTAGTAGTCGTTTGCATTACTATTCAACAGAGCTTTTAACAACCATTATTCAAAGAAGTGCTTATATATTAAACGTTCCAATCTCTATGGAAGCAGCTATTGAAATAGCAGGAAGAAGTAGAGGAACACCACGTATCGCAAACGCATTGTTGCGCAGAGTACGTGATTTTGCACAAATAAAAGGAGACGGAAATATTACCATAGAAATTGCAAAGTATGCCTTAAAAGCATTGAATGTAGATGCCCATGGTTTAGATGAAATGGATAATAAAATACTATCTACTATCATCGATAAATTTAAAGGAGGTCCAGTAGGAATTACCACATTGGCAACCGCAGTAGCAGAAAACTCCGAAACCATTGAAGAGGTGTATGAACCTTTTTTAATTCAGCAAGGATTTATCATGCGAACACCTAGAGGAAGAGAAGTTACCGATTTAGCATACAAACATTTAGGGAGAATTAGAGGGAGAAATCAAGGTGAACTGTTTTAA
- a CDS encoding cytochrome c: MKSLKIFIALVAVASLSSCNNKRKPQVQYMPDMYVSVPYDANGVRSAGDVPVNRLPVAGTVSRNGVVAYDILDTNEGYEKAKAELKNPLANTEANLEKGKELYGIYCASCHGKKGAGDGELVKRDKFNGIPNYKDRDITEGSIYHVIMYGKNLMGSHASQLNYKERWQVVQYVEKLKSELK; the protein is encoded by the coding sequence ATGAAGAGTTTAAAAATATTTATCGCTTTAGTTGCTGTTGCAAGTTTATCTTCTTGTAACAACAAACGTAAACCACAAGTACAATACATGCCAGATATGTATGTATCGGTACCTTACGATGCAAACGGTGTAAGATCTGCTGGAGATGTTCCTGTAAACAGGTTGCCTGTTGCTGGTACGGTAAGTAGAAATGGAGTAGTAGCTTATGATATTCTTGATACAAATGAAGGATATGAAAAGGCAAAAGCTGAATTAAAGAATCCTTTAGCTAATACCGAAGCTAACCTTGAAAAAGGTAAAGAGTTATACGGAATTTACTGTGCTTCTTGTCATGGTAAAAAAGGTGCTGGAGATGGAGAATTAGTTAAGAGAGATAAATTCAACGGTATCCCTAACTATAAAGATAGAGATATTACAGAAGGAAGTATCTACCATGTAATTATGTACGGTAAGAACTTAATGGGATCTCATGCATCTCAATTGAATTACAAGGAGCGTTGGCAAGTAGTTCAATACGTAGAGAAGTTAAAAAGCGAATTAAAGTAA
- a CDS encoding quinol:cytochrome C oxidoreductase: protein MYQFSGKLKMLAIILMVLGAVGTGISFMSAPKSLEEAKEILAKQHDAHHGGHGSAHGEAKEDHATEAKAEDHAKETHAEEIHNEGEHAQDSTAAATQEETHAQDSTAAASHGEEAHAQDSTAAHTEPVVEHKEVKEELHAAAEAHGEDHGEAHAEHVYHQMKNRPWSAFYVAMLFFLGVTLLVMAFYAAQRVAQSGWSVVLFRVMEAITNNLHFVSIFVLIFIVLTAMHYTHLFPWMADGVFDTASPNYDPIVDAKKWWMNVPGWTIRGIVYLAIWNGLRFIIRRKSIQQDNGDLKLHKNLYNLSVGFVVTFMITESMMSWDWIMGIDPHWFSTLFGWYVLATFLVSALTVIAIVTIYLRSKGALPLVNDSHIHDLAKFMFGFSVFWTYLWFAQFMLIWYADMPEETTYFVQRFNEYKLPFLGMVVMNFVFPVLLLINSDFKSIPWFVVLGGIVILVGHYVDLFVMIMPGTVGGQWGFGIGEISGILFFMGLFIYATFSAFAKADPVAKGNPFLHESETFHYYIIEHRGEDNDSHH, encoded by the coding sequence ATGTATCAGTTTTCAGGAAAATTAAAGATGCTTGCCATTATTTTAATGGTTTTAGGAGCTGTTGGAACAGGAATTAGTTTCATGTCTGCACCTAAATCATTAGAAGAGGCAAAAGAAATTTTAGCAAAACAGCACGATGCTCATCATGGTGGTCATGGATCAGCACATGGAGAGGCAAAAGAAGATCATGCTACAGAAGCTAAAGCTGAAGATCACGCAAAAGAAACGCATGCTGAAGAAATCCATAATGAAGGAGAGCACGCACAAGATAGTACTGCAGCGGCAACTCAAGAAGAGACACATGCACAAGACAGTACTGCAGCGGCGTCTCACGGGGAAGAAGCACATGCGCAAGATTCAACTGCTGCTCATACAGAGCCGGTTGTAGAACATAAAGAAGTAAAAGAAGAACTACACGCTGCTGCTGAGGCGCATGGTGAAGATCATGGAGAGGCACATGCGGAGCACGTATATCATCAAATGAAAAACAGACCTTGGTCTGCATTTTATGTTGCAATGTTATTCTTCTTAGGAGTAACTTTATTAGTAATGGCTTTTTATGCGGCGCAAAGAGTAGCACAATCTGGATGGTCAGTAGTATTATTCAGAGTTATGGAGGCAATCACAAACAACTTACACTTTGTAAGTATCTTTGTATTAATCTTCATTGTACTTACTGCAATGCATTACACACACTTATTCCCGTGGATGGCAGATGGTGTGTTTGATACTGCAAGCCCAAACTATGATCCTATCGTAGATGCTAAAAAATGGTGGATGAATGTACCAGGATGGACTATTAGAGGTATTGTTTATTTAGCAATTTGGAATGGATTACGTTTCATCATTAGAAGAAAATCTATTCAACAAGATAATGGTGATTTAAAATTACACAAGAACTTATATAACTTATCAGTTGGTTTCGTAGTTACTTTTATGATTACTGAATCTATGATGTCTTGGGACTGGATTATGGGAATTGACCCACACTGGTTCTCTACATTATTTGGTTGGTATGTATTAGCTACGTTCTTAGTTTCTGCATTAACTGTAATTGCTATTGTAACGATTTATTTACGTTCTAAAGGAGCGTTACCATTAGTAAATGATAGTCATATTCACGATTTAGCGAAATTTATGTTTGGTTTTTCTGTATTCTGGACATACTTATGGTTCGCTCAATTTATGTTAATTTGGTATGCAGATATGCCAGAAGAAACAACTTATTTCGTTCAACGTTTTAATGAATATAAATTACCTTTCTTAGGAATGGTAGTTATGAACTTCGTTTTCCCAGTATTATTATTAATCAATAGTGACTTTAAGAGCATTCCTTGGTTTGTAGTATTAGGAGGTATTGTAATCTTAGTAGGTCACTATGTTGACTTATTCGTAATGATTATGCCTGGAACTGTTGGAGGTCAATGGGGATTCGGAATAGGAGAAATTAGTGGTATTTTATTCTTTATGGGATTATTCATCTATGCTACATTTAGTGCATTTGCAAAAGCAGATCCTGTAGCTAAAGGAAACCCATTCTTACACGAGAGTGAAACTTTCCACTATTACATTATCGAACACAGAGGAGAAGACAACGATAGTCATCATTAA
- a CDS encoding cytochrome c oxidase subunit II → MLALFYIFIAVALGVSFWQITRVMNLRSVIATDKDNDTQGKLALGFLAFLYAMMIYCLIAMNVLMLPESASIEGEHDDRLFDITFWLIGIVQFGMQFVIFYFSYKYRGNKDRKALFFADSHKLELIWTVIPAVTIVLLIGYGLWAWNNVMYVGDDENPIVIEVYSQQFRWDARYAGADNELGLGNVNFIKGINTMGVDMSDPKSQDDKQVTELYLPKGKKVLFKFRSQDVLHSAYMPHFRAQMNCVPGMVTQFAFTPKYTTEEMRENEEVKAKAAGINKIRKAKGEDPYVFDYLLLCNKICGASHYNMQMKITVVEEAEYNKWLSEQKTLAQVIK, encoded by the coding sequence ATGCTCGCTTTATTTTATATTTTCATAGCAGTTGCACTAGGAGTAAGCTTTTGGCAAATTACTCGTGTAATGAATTTACGTTCGGTAATTGCTACAGATAAAGACAACGATACACAAGGTAAATTAGCATTAGGGTTCCTAGCCTTTTTATATGCAATGATGATTTACTGTTTAATTGCAATGAACGTTCTTATGTTACCAGAATCTGCTTCTATTGAAGGAGAACACGATGATAGATTATTTGATATCACGTTCTGGTTAATTGGTATTGTTCAATTCGGAATGCAATTTGTAATTTTCTATTTCTCATACAAGTATAGAGGTAATAAAGATAGAAAGGCGTTATTCTTCGCAGACAGCCACAAATTAGAATTAATTTGGACAGTTATTCCAGCAGTTACCATTGTATTATTAATTGGATACGGTTTATGGGCTTGGAACAACGTAATGTATGTTGGAGATGATGAAAACCCAATTGTAATTGAGGTGTATTCTCAACAGTTCCGTTGGGATGCTCGTTATGCTGGTGCAGATAATGAGTTAGGATTAGGAAATGTAAACTTCATTAAAGGTATCAATACTATGGGAGTTGACATGTCTGACCCAAAATCTCAAGACGACAAGCAGGTAACAGAATTATACTTACCAAAAGGTAAAAAAGTATTATTCAAATTCCGTTCGCAAGATGTATTACACTCTGCGTATATGCCACACTTTAGAGCGCAGATGAACTGTGTACCAGGTATGGTTACGCAATTCGCTTTTACACCTAAGTATACTACTGAGGAAATGAGGGAGAATGAAGAGGTTAAGGCAAAAGCAGCAGGAATTAATAAAATAAGAAAGGCTAAGGGAGAAGACCCATATGTATTTGATTACTTATTATTATGTAATAAAATTTGTGGAGCATCTCACTACAATATGCAAATGAAAATTACTGTTGTTGAAGAAGCTGAATACAACAAGTGGTTGTCAGAACAAAAGACCTTAGCTCAAGTTATTAAATAA
- the nrfD gene encoding NrfD/PsrC family molybdoenzyme membrane anchor subunit, whose translation MSSHYESSYREPLILGEKSYHDITEDIARPIEGKANKNWYIAFYISLAAMLWGFGCIFYTVGTGIGVWGLSKNIGWAWDITNFVWWVGIGHAGTLISAVLLLFRQKWRMAINRSAEAMTIFAVFQAGLFPIIHMGRPWNGYWVLPIPNQFGSLWVNFNSPLLWDVFAISTYLSVSLVFWWTGLLPDFATIRDRAVKPFQKKIYALLSFGWSGRAKDWQRFEEVSLVLAGLATPLVLSVHTIVSFDFATSVNPGWHSTIFPPYFVAGAIFSGFAMVQTLLGIMRKVTNMEAYITRLHVEYMNIVIILTGGIVAVAYATEFFIAWYTGSPYENYTYLSFGAEAGAYGWAFWSLMIFNIIIPQVLWIKKARRSFIVSFIVSIAINIGMWFERFDIIAIVLSKGQLPSTWWRFEPTFVDVGIFIGTIGFFFVLFLLYARTFPVIPTAEIKTILKSSGESYKKLREENNEH comes from the coding sequence ATGTCGTCTCATTACGAATCATCTTATAGAGAGCCTTTAATACTTGGTGAGAAATCTTACCATGATATTACAGAGGATATCGCTAGACCAATTGAAGGTAAAGCGAACAAAAATTGGTACATCGCATTTTATATCTCGTTAGCAGCAATGTTATGGGGATTCGGATGTATCTTCTACACAGTAGGAACAGGAATCGGTGTTTGGGGATTAAGTAAAAACATCGGTTGGGCGTGGGATATTACTAACTTCGTTTGGTGGGTTGGTATTGGTCACGCAGGTACACTTATTTCTGCTGTACTTTTATTATTCCGTCAAAAATGGAGAATGGCAATTAACCGTTCTGCAGAAGCGATGACCATCTTTGCGGTATTCCAGGCAGGATTATTCCCAATCATTCACATGGGACGTCCTTGGAATGGATACTGGGTATTACCAATTCCTAACCAATTTGGTTCGTTATGGGTAAACTTTAACTCACCGCTTTTATGGGACGTATTTGCAATTTCTACGTATTTATCGGTATCATTAGTATTCTGGTGGACTGGTTTATTACCTGATTTTGCTACGATTCGTGATAGAGCAGTGAAGCCTTTCCAAAAGAAAATATATGCTTTATTATCATTCGGATGGTCTGGTAGAGCAAAAGACTGGCAACGTTTTGAAGAAGTTTCATTAGTATTAGCAGGTTTAGCTACTCCGTTAGTACTTTCGGTACACACAATTGTATCGTTTGACTTCGCAACATCGGTAAACCCAGGATGGCACTCTACAATCTTCCCTCCTTATTTCGTTGCTGGGGCAATCTTCTCAGGATTCGCAATGGTACAAACGTTATTAGGAATTATGCGTAAGGTTACAAATATGGAAGCATATATTACACGTTTACACGTGGAGTATATGAACATTGTAATCATCTTAACAGGTGGTATTGTAGCAGTAGCATATGCAACAGAATTCTTTATCGCTTGGTATACAGGATCACCATATGAAAATTATACATACTTATCATTTGGTGCAGAAGCAGGAGCTTATGGATGGGCATTCTGGTCTTTAATGATATTCAACATCATTATTCCACAAGTATTATGGATTAAGAAAGCAAGAAGAAGCTTTATCGTTTCATTCATCGTATCAATTGCAATTAACATTGGTATGTGGTTTGAGCGTTTCGATATTATCGCAATTGTATTAAGTAAAGGTCAATTACCATCAACTTGGTGGCGTTTTGAGCCTACGTTTGTAGATGTAGGTATCTTTATTGGAACTATCGGGTTCTTCTTCGTATTATTCTTATTATACGCTAGAACATTCCCAGTAATACCAACAGCAGAGATTAAAACAATCTTGAAATCTTCAGGAGAGAGTTATAAAAAATTAAGAGAGGAGAACAATGAGCACTAA
- a CDS encoding cbb3-type cytochrome c oxidase subunit I: MSDHHHKETFVTKYIFSTDHKMISKQFLVTGMFMGIIGVFMSMLFRLQIAWPEKSFSIIEAFLGSHQTDGIMDPDMYLALVTIHGTIMVFFVLTAGLSGTFSNLLIPLQIGARDMASGFLNMVSYWLFFISSVVMVVSLFVEAGPASAGWTIYPPLSALPQAIPGSGAGMTLWLVSMAIFIASSLIGSLNYIVTILNLRTKGMKMTRLPLTMWAFFITAIIGVISFPVLLSAALLLIFDRSFGTSFYLSDIFISGEVLHYQGGSPVLFEHLFWFLGHPEVYIILLPALGITSEIISTNARKPIFGYRAMVGSIMAIAFLSTIVWGHHMFVSGMNPFLGSVFTFTTVLIAIPSAVKAFNYVTTLWKGNLQMNPGMLFSIGLVSTFVTGGLTGLVLGDSALDINVHDTYFVVAHFHLVMGVSALFGMFAGIYHWFPKMYGRMMNKTLGYWHFWITIISAYGVFFPMHFIGLAGLPRRYYTNSNFPMFDDLADINVFMTVMAIIGGLAQLIFLANFFISIYRGQKASQNPWNSNTLEWTTPVEHIHGNWPGAIPEVHRWAYDYSKTDENGNYVHGKDFVLQTTPLLDGEEPS, from the coding sequence ATGTCAGATCACCATCACAAAGAAACATTTGTAACTAAATACATCTTTAGTACCGATCACAAAATGATTTCTAAACAATTCCTAGTAACGGGTATGTTTATGGGTATCATTGGGGTGTTTATGTCTATGTTATTCCGTTTACAGATTGCATGGCCAGAGAAATCGTTTTCAATTATTGAAGCATTTTTAGGTTCTCATCAAACAGATGGAATTATGGATCCAGATATGTACTTAGCATTAGTGACTATTCACGGTACTATCATGGTATTCTTTGTATTAACAGCCGGATTAAGTGGTACATTTTCAAACTTATTAATTCCATTACAAATTGGAGCAAGAGATATGGCATCAGGTTTCTTAAACATGGTATCATACTGGTTGTTCTTTATCTCATCTGTAGTAATGGTTGTTTCATTATTTGTTGAAGCAGGACCAGCATCTGCAGGATGGACAATTTATCCACCGTTATCTGCATTACCTCAGGCAATTCCTGGTTCTGGTGCAGGTATGACGTTATGGTTAGTATCTATGGCAATATTTATTGCATCATCATTAATAGGTTCGTTAAACTATATCGTAACAATATTAAACTTACGTACAAAGGGTATGAAAATGACGCGTTTACCATTAACAATGTGGGCGTTTTTCATTACAGCAATCATTGGGGTAATTTCATTCCCAGTATTATTATCAGCAGCGTTATTATTAATTTTCGATAGGAGCTTTGGAACATCGTTCTACTTATCAGATATCTTTATTTCTGGTGAAGTATTACATTACCAAGGAGGATCACCTGTGTTATTTGAGCACTTATTCTGGTTCTTAGGTCACCCAGAGGTATATATCATTTTATTACCTGCATTAGGAATTACTTCTGAAATTATTTCAACAAACGCTCGTAAACCAATTTTTGGTTACCGTGCAATGGTTGGATCGATTATGGCAATTGCATTCTTATCTACAATTGTATGGGGTCACCACATGTTCGTTTCAGGAATGAATCCATTCTTAGGATCTGTATTTACATTTACAACTGTATTAATTGCAATTCCATCGGCAGTAAAAGCATTTAACTATGTAACTACACTATGGAAGGGTAATTTACAAATGAACCCTGGAATGTTATTCTCTATCGGATTAGTATCTACATTCGTAACAGGAGGTTTAACAGGATTAGTATTAGGAGATTCTGCATTAGATATTAACGTACATGATACATATTTCGTAGTAGCACACTTCCACTTAGTAATGGGTGTATCTGCTTTATTTGGAATGTTTGCTGGTATTTACCACTGGTTCCCAAAAATGTATGGTAGAATGATGAACAAAACATTAGGATACTGGCATTTCTGGATTACAATTATCTCTGCATATGGAGTATTCTTCCCAATGCACTTTATTGGATTAGCTGGTTTACCACGTCGTTATTATACAAACTCAAACTTCCCAATGTTTGATGATTTAGCAGATATTAACGTATTTATGACAGTGATGGCAATTATTGGAGGTTTAGCACAGTTAATCTTCTTAGCAAACTTCTTTATCTCTATTTACAGAGGTCAAAAAGCTTCACAAAACCCTTGGAATTCTAATACATTAGAGTGGACTACTCCAGTAGAACACATCCACGGAAACTGGCCAGGAGCTATTCCAGAAGTTCACCGTTGGGCTTACGATTATAGTAAGACAGATGAAAACGGAAACTATGTTCACGGAAAAGATTTCGTATTGCAAACAACACCGTTGTTAGATGGAGAAGAGCCATCTTAA
- a CDS encoding DUF3341 domain-containing protein has translation MSTNKVIHALYNDDDILMDAVKKVKGAHHHIEEVYTPFPVHGLDKAMGLAPTRLAITAFLYGITGTSIAVWLTWYTMIADWPQDIGGKPSFSWAENMPAFVPILFELTVFFAAHLMVITFYMRSKIWPFKEAENPDPRTTDDHFLMEISVHDNEEELKALLETTGAVEINVVDKH, from the coding sequence ATGAGCACTAATAAAGTAATTCACGCATTATACAATGATGATGATATCTTAATGGATGCCGTTAAGAAAGTAAAAGGAGCACATCATCATATTGAAGAAGTATATACGCCTTTCCCAGTTCACGGATTAGATAAGGCAATGGGCTTAGCTCCTACGCGTTTAGCAATTACAGCATTTTTATATGGTATTACAGGTACTTCAATTGCTGTTTGGTTAACATGGTATACAATGATTGCTGACTGGCCACAAGATATTGGTGGTAAACCAAGTTTTTCTTGGGCAGAAAATATGCCGGCGTTTGTTCCAATCTTATTTGAATTAACAGTATTTTTTGCAGCCCACTTAATGGTTATTACTTTTTATATGAGAAGTAAGATTTGGCCATTTAAAGAAGCAGAAAATCCAGATCCAAGAACAACAGATGACCATTTCTTAATGGAAATTTCAGTTCATGATAATGAAGAAGAGTTAAAAGCTTTGTTAGAAACAACAGGAGCTGTAGAAATTAACGTAGTAGATAAGCACTAA